From Argopecten irradians isolate NY chromosome 3, Ai_NY, whole genome shotgun sequence:
cagtatttatttcaaaattaacaaGAAAATAATGTGGATGTATGGGAGTCTATATATGGTGGCTAAATACCTGATCTCCATGCTTAATGCTTAAATTCTGTAAAATTCTTATTTCATGAAAACTAGTTTTAGAGGAGCTTTATGATCAATTCATATATACCGgttcatgtatatgtacttgaaCAATGTTATTATGTATGACGTCAatgattttaaagatgctccaccgccgacagagcataaatgatattcatagtttgaataataattggtgtttaatcgtgtatatatatatatataattaacacaaaaaataatacaaaataatttgcttcgtctttggtgcatgtgcaatcagtacttcattccatataggatatagtggcacagaattttttcgggatgcaattaattattttttatatttttaactttaagtaaaattagcagatcaaacttttcattggtggtaatggtctaaagtaacttttgtaactgaagagaaatactaaatcgtctgctcctgtttttaatagtgaaaaaatactatttgtctgcgatggagcatcttaaagAGTTTcacaaaatatctttttttttctttatacatacatgtgtacatgtactttaatatACAGACATGATTGTACTTCAATttgttatttcagaaaacaCTGGTAATGGAAATCAGAATAAATGAGCTGATCATGTATGGTGTACAATGTCCATGACCTACTTAAACATGTCCTCTAAGGTAATCATGCATAGACCATATCTGTTCTGTAGAAACACTGTTGGATGTTCAAAATGGATTTGGAAAGACAAAAGCATGATGATTCCAACACCATTAACGATACTTTTGAATCGTCTTCATGTCAACCAAACATTATGCAATGAAAATCATACTGCCTCAAGAGATGTTGTTTGGAGCAGAAAGCAGGGACGTCGTCTGAAGATCTTATTATCAAAACTTATAAGAGAGGGCCACCCATTGGAAGTCCATGAATTGATATCTACGTTGCAGGAAAAGAAACTATATAATGAAAAGTTGTTTCCGTACTTCttgttgaaaatgacaaaagaTCAATCACTGGAAACTATAGAAGACATTTTGCGAGATCTTGATTGTACCAAATTTGATATTCCAGAGCTTTCCATTCTTATTAGTTTCTATGATCGTCACGATGCAGAAGACCTTGTTTTATCAACTTATGAGCGTATGTGTGAAATCTCCGATGGTGTCTTTGATCATTCAACATTAAAAGTGGTAACAAAAGCACTGTCTCGGACAAGTAAGTGGAGGGAATGCTTCAGACTAACCGACTTGTACTTGATAGTTAGGGCTGATGTACCTAAAACCTTTGATTATGTCCTTGCTGCCGCAGCAAAGGAAGAGGACTTTCAGACCTTCTGTGATGTTTTAGTAAAGGTAGAAAATGTGTTAAAATCTGATACACGTTCCACAGACCAGGCACTGCCACTTTGTTTCGGTGCGTTTGTGGATCCCTACTTGGCAGCACTAGAGAGAGGAGTGAAACATTTCTCATTTGAAAACCTGTTCTACTTAATGAGGAAGTACAAGTTTTTTGTGAATGAAACTTGTATTCCACCACTTGTTGCCTCACTTGGTAGGTGGGtattagttttgtttttacttaaaactCATCTCTCATTTAGGCTTTAAAGTCTGTATAGCATACAAATTCAttgtgaatatattttttaagacATAACAATTTTAGGGTTGGAAAAACCAAAATCCCTGTCATGAAATGAGGAGGGACAGACATAGTGTTTATACTGAGTTGGCCCACATGTTCACATTGTTGGGTGGCTAAGGCCTATATGGCAgtctgcgactttaagcactagtccgatGCCCATGACTGGTAATTCCATAGCTGGACTATAGTgccaattgtaatgaactagGCTGATTGGACTAGTGGTTCTTCACCCAATTAAAATCAGTATAAAATGCTGTATTCACAATAATGatggtcaattgcattttcaacacattttcaATGTGTGCAATTATTTCATTCTGAATTCATCATTTTGTGACTTTACTTTGGGTCAAAAATCGCAAAGTGATGATGACCgaagtgctgaagcaaaacggctgtatatatttaatttggacttGTGATTATTAGTAAATAACTGGACTACTAAATTTTTGGGTTTTACTTCTCCAAATGAATAGCagcgaaaaaaaattaatgcagggatcaatctagctctgatttattaccgtttatgggtaaatttcccctcaaggaatgaattcccctctggcCTAAATTTCCCCTGCAGATTTAAAAATTCgccatttgaagctaaaaaatgaccgtttttgtaacacaatttcccctgtgacttatttttcattaattttttttagacttttgttttcaaatttcttcatatttatcatacagctactgcatGTTTTATGATAAACTTAAATCtttcattattgagcttaaaatcttgctttactaaatctaaaaataaaattagttgttttgcagtattttttaatcaaaatgaatataattttagaccaaaataagaagattcaaattcccctatatttcgccaaacttttcccctaTCTGTAAAAGGGgtagtttcccccaaaacctagattgatccctaAAGTTTAACGTCACAGACTGATATGGGTCTCTTGAGGTGTGTAAAGAGTATATTAATTCTGATTGTACAATTTATATTCCCAGGTCTGGCTATTTATGTCATACTGGAGATCTCATTGAGTAAGTTGGTTTACTGTAAACACTTCATTTTCGTTTATAATATTACCTGTCTTCAttaatttcaacatatttgCAAATACATTAATTTGGTAATTTCATTATTACCAAAGTGTATCCAAAAATGCAGACTAATAGAGTTTTTGTGTAGTTACATACATTTTGTGTATAGTTGTTTTGAATCATGTACTTTTGGTTTTGCTGTATAATGTAGACAATTGTAATAGATTTATATGGGAAAAAATTGTGTAAATTGAACTAAAACAATATGACCTTTGAAGACATTGTGTAGCTTGAGGATTGCTTATTTTGACATATTAACTaatcatatatttcatatctttCAGTCCTTTTTTCAAGAATACTGAAGTAAATCGATGGAACCAGTAAGTGGAATGGTCAATTATAGATTTATCAACTTGGTCATTTCGCTTTGGCGATTGAAACAGTCAAATAATGCAATCACATACTTCTATGTATGCTCTCTTTCTGTGAAACCCCTCGAGATTGAAGATGACTGCtggccatggtatacatatgcatgtatatagatatatcatgGTCATAGCATTTAAACCTAAACTTATTTTCTATTACAGTATCATTCCTTAATTTGACTGGCTTACCAAACCAAAATGACtacataaattaataaattatcgATAAAATTAGTAATAAGCTTTTATGATAACAAGAAgtcaatattttgtacattgATTCTCTTGACTGACTTAATTTTCCATTTCCTGTAGTTTTTATCACATATATGTCTTGCTTTCTATTGATATTCAGTAAGTACAATTATTAAACCTGCCATagtgaccatctctgtataGATTTAAAGACTACCTGCTGAATAAAACCAGTTTCTtaggtcaatttcaacacaatttgtatgaagaccacttggctataaagaccttTGTTTTGTCCCTTGGGTGATCTGTGTAGGCAgggttgatattatttatatcattatcaaaTTGTAGTATGTCGCTGAGCTGACACTACTGTATAGATTTATAGACGATATTATTAGATAGTGAAATTAAGTATGAAAATTGCAGAATATGGTTTAGAAAAATGCTTTATTAAAATGCGTTTTGCActtttaagattttattttaatagaGATTTGTATACACCATTTAGGTTGCCAAGTTGTGAGGTTTGCAACTCGCCATTAAACAGTCACAAACTTACAGTTGAGGAGTTTCATGGTTTACGAGACTCGTACTTCAGCCAAGATGGTGTCAATGTTTATCTCAAGAACAATCCCGCAGAATCCAAGTCGCTGGAAAGACTCATCCGTACAAAGGGTCCATTTGATGTGGTTGTTGACCATTTGAATTTGTGTTTTGAAGGAGGAAATATGATGCCACAtttggtaaattgtactttttaTTTTGCTACTATAATAAAGAAGGACTGGATTTTTCATTACTCAGATAATTATTAACTTCAGAAATATTTTGACTGTAAGTTTTCTGAGTAATTGAAAGTTTTGAGTTATAATACAGTGCAGAGAAAGTGAGCAACATCTTAAGTCATAAAGAAGGACTGATCCTTTGCTGTTCTGATCGATATCAAGAGGCAACGTAAAAGAACACTTTTAGGAAGTAGCGTTGTCTACATTAtattagactggccaccagtctctagaatattgaaaaaaatcacctAATTTTGCTCGATTAATTTTGTTTCTACTACATATTTGattctaagtttcaaactagggggagataattctaGTAAAGAACTGCTGAGAAAGTGTTATCAACAACTtggggtctggtggccagtctatcattatacatttatatatcatgttGGTCCTATAGCTATTAGTACTTCATTGATGCATCTGTAATAGTTGAATCAAGTTGTTTACATTCTGTattatcaaatcaaattatGGAAACTGAACTTTAATTTGGTTTCCTGCATGTTTATTCAAAGGTTATAGTGGTTCATATAAATTGTCACTTATGTTTATGAGTTATGTATGTTCAATTATATAAAACTGTTATATATATCCATTACTTCACCTGTGTCCTTTCAGAGTGTATCaattttacaacaattaaaACGAAGGGGCCTTCATTGTCTTGTGATCACCAGAAAGAAGTTTTACAGAGCATTTAAAGCACATCTGAAGAAAGAACTAGAGAAATGTGCTATTGTGTTCATATCTGACTCAGAGTAAGTGAATGTTAGCCAACTGTGGGTGGGACATTAAAACCACCTTATCAGTCAGGTAAAATTGTGCATGGGTGTTATAATCAGTGGTTGAATAAATCATGAAGAACCATGAGTGTACTTGAAgaacatttgaaaataaatttcagtCTTTCAATTGAAGGAATATCACTATAGTCAATAAGGTAATTTTTTAAGAATGTaactttattattatatttttttgaaaatcaagaAATTTTTAGCGGTTTTCCATACACTTCAAGACTTATTGGTATATAATTGGAAAAGTAATGTTTTTAACTCATCAAAAGGGATCAACTACAGAATCTATAAACACGACTTAACATTAGAAAAGTATCTACTAGATCTCCCTCCACGACTAGCTAACCTGTATTGTAAATTTCGAAATTATCAGTGAAATATGGTAGATGAAACGACATCCCCAGAGAAAATAGAACATGTACCATCTGTAATCAGAACGACATTGGagataaatttcattatttattcaaTTGTAGTGACCATCAAATTTAAATTAGCATAAAGAAATTGTCATCTCGATACTATTATGAAAGACTCTGCGCTTTTAAATTCAATActctttttaattttgttgaagaCGACAAATTAGTTTCACTTGTAAGATTCATCAAACAGATAGATATTCGGCTCAGTTCCATTTAAGTATTACCCCTGTTTATCAAATGTCTATGTATATACGTACGTCCTGTCTGTATGTAATTCTCTACACTTTacatttataagaaaaaatcaTTGTCATTTCATTGTCATTGTCATATCAGACATGGTTGATTTTGAGACATGCTAGCTTTTAAAGGTAAAGAGGAAAGTCAAAGTACCTCAAATAaaactgtaaaccaacattTACGTGCAGTTTAATTTCATTGATTTCGCGGCCAAAATCTTGAAAAATCCTGCGGTAAACTGTTAAAAATAAAGGGTACAGTTGAATACCAGAAGTCTAGATTGCGAAATTTAGTCGCCACGTAAATAAGTTGGTTTATGGTAAGAAGTACAGAAGAAGAAAGAAGGTTAAAGACTGAAGTTCTACTCTTGTAATACTGATTGtactgttttatttgtttaggTCACTAGATGATTTAATTGTATTTGATGCCACTTTCTATAACGGAATGGACACCATGCTACTGAGTAATGATAAGTTCCATGATCATGCATGCCTGCTTGGATCCAAAATGCAGCAGGTGTTCTGGAGATGGCAAAGGTGTCGACAGATCCTCAGATTTCACACATCTAGAGAGGTTATACACTTAAATGTAAGTTATCAACTATCTAGACTAATATGGCTGTGGATATATAGCATTACTGGAAACAAGTTAACGAAATTCTCTATAGTGctcatcgtcggagacccacgggtgatcgcactacactacgctacacttatcacccgCAAAGTCATCGTAAAATCCTCGTAAAATATGCTAATTCACACATAGAATTGACCAATTAGAATACTCGATATATAGTTCGGAAGTCTTCAGAATGAAGGCTGGTTTATtagcaaaacaaaaaatggtGGCGCCCATAAAAACATGTGAGTTTAGTATATACCTTATACCTAATAACATTAAGACTATTTGTATAAAACACTCAAATGACAATACCTCTTTCTGCCCTAATAAAGAATAATGTTATTATAGAAATACCTAAGAAAGTCCTATACTGCTGTGAACGAAGCTAACAACGCTTTTTgttcatacatgtagtttacCTGGCCCATACACACATGTGTATACACCGCTCCTGCGCTCACAGTATTGCATACCCAAAACATTCGCTAGGTGCATAGTGTTGGCCATCTTTGTTGTGCTGCTGTATACTGTACATAACGCTTACTCTGATTGGATGAAATCCCATCCTTAAAAATGTACTGGAACCAATCAAATTCTTCATGCATAAAAATTACCTACGAGGATTTCACGATGAGTTTGTCAAcgggtgataagtgtagcataGTGTAGTACGATCACCCGGTCTATGATGATGTATAGTGCTGTAATTTAACATtcctggccccgatttctcgaaacaaactcaAGTCAAAAATTGTCATATAAggtacataaggagaaaaacttatgttttgacttaagtcttcacttttgttttgagaaatcgagGCCTGATGTATGTGTGCTCCCCTCATCCATTaacattaatatatacataagaATTGTGTCCGTCTTCACCCATGAAGATTTATTTTGTGTCTACCTCTCATCAACTAAAGTAGTTTTCACATTGTTTGTGTTCACCGGTAATCCATCGATTTATacaatttcaacacatatgtgTCAACTTctcatttatcaaaatttacagCGATGTTTGCGCCACTTCTTAAtcattaaaagttaaaaacatgataatcATGCCAATCTCTCATCGATTAAAAATTTTGACTCCTAACTGATATTAGACTACCACCTTGCATCAATTAAGATTTACCATGTCCATCATCCATCCATTAAAACCGAGTGCTTTGATAATTGTCTTAAGAAATAAGAACCAATCATTTCTATTAACTAGAGTCTTTTCAAAATCTTCCTCTTTTGGTTCCAGTTTCCAGAAAGTCCTGACGTGTTTGTACAGGAATCTGACCATGGATGGCACATTCCTTATGGAACAAACACATTTCAATTCCCTGACAAGAAAATCTTGTGTGTGAGAAGAAATAAAGGCATGCAGGATGGAAAGTGTATAACAAAATAGAGAACTGTTTATCTTCATTTGTCTAActaattttacatatattacatgtacatgaatggatagccagttattttcacTAGGTTCATCCGGTTGACAATTCCACGGTTTTGCTACTCATTTTTATGTTGGAAAAAATTAATCTGCAAGAAAATGAGAAATGTGTGACTTATATATAGCTCTATCGCAAAATTTTAAATgctaattttttttgtttttttgtgtgtttttagtCTGAATCATGAAAAATTTTAACTGCAAAAAATAAATGGCTATTAGGTAGGTAGATGTTTTGCATTTTGGAGAAAGAAAACCAAAATTCTTGAAATAGTATTAAGAGTATTTTATTTAACCATTTAAATATTAGTCTTAGTACACACAACTAAATCCCATCTTTCACACCCATCCATGTCAAGTCATCAGCTCTTGTATGCTCATGTAGAAATTAAAAGTGCATATTGAACAATACAGATTGTAAGTTTCCGTGGTAAGATATCAAAGATTTTACTTTCACTCTTATTTGCAGTAGTCTTTGTGTTTGcatttgtacattttgtgtatatatatagtaatatatatagGAAAAAGATTGATTAATTCTTACATTGGTTTGTCAATAGGACATGGATATCTCAACTCTCATGTAAGATTTTGGCTGTCAGTAAGCTTGACTGACTactgaaaatattgaaattaagatTTGTTAAAGCACATACCTGTATGTATATGCATCAGATTTACAGGAAATAAGCTTTACGAACTTAATGTTCTTGGAAAAAAGGAGTAACTGTTTTAATTGACCTTGTGTGAAAATCAAACAATACATGTTATCAATTGAACAATTCAAGACTgcttttgttatttatatttgtcCTGCTGTATCATGTTATCAATAGTTATCACTATAGTCCTGAAGTTAATTATTCCAGATTGACAGTAGATATCCATCCAAGATGTTTCAAAGTTTCTCAAATTAAACCAAGCTGACTATACTTGTGCTTGTCCTCAGCCAATGATAACTAAAAATAATCCATTGTCCATCTTGACCTGAATATCTATCAATAATGTTTGCTGAATTTTGGTTTAAACCTCATTAAGTTGGTGGGACCCTGGTAAAACAGTAAGATAGTCTAGTATTCAGTGTAAAATTCTGTCAAAGGCAACAAAACGCTTTAAATTTCCCACATTTTGCAAAGTATTTGTATTATAGACAACAGAAATCCAATATCACAGCTAGTCTTGTATTCAAAACGTATAACAGGTATTTAAAAGCTTCAATTTGGACAATGTACTGAAGTTCTGAAGTCTTTAAAATACGAAAACAAACACCACATTGTCACTGTAATGTAGTCAACACTTTCTGGTGACAAAGTTATGAGGACAATTACTcaaactatcaacaaaaagaacaatgtatttaaatagTCAAGGAATTATTAACACTTTCACAGATAACAAGCACTGTATAATGTGGTTGCGAAATAATTACCTATCTTTAACTTTACGCGTCTATCCTActacataattacaaaaaaaaaaaaaaaaagtttgtttctgtacaacattttgttttgtagCACAAGTAATTTCCATTCATGAACAGTTTGAAAAGTTTAACTAAGTGAAAATACCCTCGTTAGCAGTACACCTGTATGATCTACAGTACCTACTGTATTGTCTGATGTATTCTTCACCACATTATTGCTAACCCTCTAACACTGGCAGAGAATAATTCAGATTGGGCAGAAGAGCATGCTAATTTCAAGATGGTGTGCACATCCAATCAAAACAAAGGGAAAAAAAGGTACACAGCCCTTCACTAaggtctatgtatatatacacactttCATCGAAGCGTAAATACATACCCCTACAAATAATTAACCCACCATATCttacacaaatattacagtaCTATAGGCTTTACAAATGTCAATCTCAATATATATCGTATTTCTAGaagcaaataaaaataataaccaaataaacattaaaatcaatcatatgcaatgcaaaatattaattaaaaacaggtaaaaatataataaacaaaataatatggaAACTAAATGGAATGGAAGAAATAAATGGCATTCAGCCACTCTTAAATGTAAGGCCAGGGCAATGGAACAATAGTTACCTGTAGTGCTGAAACTTGTTTATATTCCAAGGTTGTTGTATTATATTAGGTATTTTAAGAAGGGTACAAGGTATACATTGCTAAAAGACTATCAAATTGTCCATCTACCTTTTATTATTTTGacacgtatatatatgtaatagtaaaattaataaatttttcAGATCTATACCCATTTCTTTGTGAGGAAAAGGACTTTTTTCTTTCAGTTAACAgttgtaaacattttatacCAAAGGTGGAAGAAAGATGGATGTACCAGATTGCAAACCACATATAGCTTGACAAGGAGAGAATACCATTTCTGTTTTTGAAAATCTGAGATTTATCttggtattttatttttcagtttctTATACACTAGTTGAAACCATTTGTGGAATCACCATCTTATATTTGCTACATGATAACTGTAgactttatatattatgttaccAGTTTATAACTAGTCAAACTTGTCTAAAGAGACCACCCAAGGGCAAGAGAAAAGTAGTCTTTATTGACAAGTAGTCATTATATGTACACAggtcaaattttgttattaaatcaTCATTTTGAGACCCAATGAATGTTGTCTTactaagcaggtggtctttatacagaggtggtctctaaggcaggtttcaaTGTATATTGAAGTTATTAAAAGGATACATTCTACAAAAGGATTACCTAACCCCTAGACAGGTTGGGGTTCATATccaccacaaaccctccaccatGGGGGATGTCATCAGAGTTGACAAACACTGACCATATGTAGCTGGTCCAGAATCTTCAGTAACCAAGGGGATATATACACTTATGATATCTACATAAACGTTAATACCATTAATAGATATATTCCTGACACTGGGTTATCTCGGATGGTGGACCTCGATTCTACATATGATATGTAGGTACTCTGATGTTCCTACACCTAAACAGGTCATGTCCTTAATGACCACAGactgttaaaataacacaaaactgAGCATGAGCTTTGATTAATTACTCATTGCTAATATCAAGCAGCAAATCATAGAATACTGAAGTACATGAATTTCTATTGCTGAGCATAAAGCACATTCTTATCTGCcacaacaatgtataaaatattagttGTAATGCCCAATGATAAAACATTGGTGCAGGCAATCTAGCTAATATTAAGATCACAACCTCATATTATAAGGCAAAAGGTGGATGTCTCTTTAATTGCATAAGATTAATCattaatatctaaatataatcTCTAAGTATATAGGAAACTCCATTTCACAAATTGCTTGCTAATATAGAAGATATTGAATAGTTGCATtctagagttatctgcccttgcaggtagataTCCATTGTGTTTTGACATTATTAGATTGTGAGAGAACATTGTctgaataaaatgatattttgctCACTTAACGTAACCTGCAAGGACAAAAACGCAGTATCTAatttgcaaatacagaatactttGTGACAAATACGTTGTTATGGtaacatataacatttttaaataaaaaaagtttattgtatcaaataactaaattaaatgtttgtttttactgAAGTTGTAAACATGGAAGTCTTATCTATTCCACAGATTTTGTCAAGCAAGGATTTCCTCGTCCATAATCATGTAAACATGAACATTGATAATGAACATAAATTCATAACAAGTGCTTAGATAAATATGTCgcaatacaatgtacacatcACAGGTCTGTACTCCTGTTACCATATGAAATCTGAGGATACAAAGGAGAACAAAATGTAACCACCAGAGCTAACATCTGTTACCATATAGAATGTAAATTTAAATACTTACTGGTACACATTTATAGGAAAAGACTACAATAACATTagaatattcattaaaataatatctACAATTTCTGAAGCATtccataatatattatatattgagGATTGTAAGAGTGACCTGACCTTAtgtcatttaaacaaacttataATGGGTATCTCATAGTCGACTTTGTAATCAGTTATTGATCAAATGCATCAGTATGGAAATTCCTGAGTCAATATGATGGCTataaaattttactttgacatcctgaaaatagacaaaaataatgttttttgaTCAAAATTTCTCTTTATGTTGCATGCAATTGCATGGATGCTAATGGTATTAGAAGCATGTCTATCAATGAAATTATTCACAAATATAAGATTATCAATGATGAATACTGTCAGCTCCCTTATTTATCCTAACAAAGCTGATAGGTGATCATCAAAACTTATTGAAGAAATTATTATGTAGTGAAGTAACTAACAAGTTGGTTATACAGACAAcacttcattattattatgaacaAGTCAATTGCAagacaattttaccagtgaaaGAATCTGTATTTAATAACTTAATCAATCAGCTGTACCACATagtttacaaatacatataagtaGTTTTGTCCAACCACTGTTATTTGAGACAGAAAGTAAATACGTGTCATATATATATGAGCATACTCCAAAATAGGAAAGAAACCTAAACTGAGATTTTCCCCCACAAGATATATACAatgatgatatttatatttataccaCTCAATAACAATTAACTTAAGGTTTGATACAAACCATAATGAAACCATAATGCAAAGCTGTACCACGATTCATAAAGAAGGGTTCcccacaatacaaaatacatttataatggtTACATTTTCCTTTCTAAAATTGgtagcaaaaaaaaataacaaggacatagtcattcagatcccctgccaatggagatatcaaagctgaagtaagtgtgattgtggagacttat
This genomic window contains:
- the LOC138318829 gene encoding uncharacterized protein isoform X2 → MSMTYLNMSSKVIMHRPYLFCRNTVGCSKWIWKDKSMMIPTPLTILLNRLHVNQTLCNENHTASRDVVWSRKQGRRLKILLSKLIREGHPLEVHELISTLQEKKLYNEKLFPYFLLKMTKDQSLETIEDILRDLDCTKFDIPELSILISFYDRHDAEDLVLSTYERMCEISDGVFDHSTLKVVTKALSRTSKWRECFRLTDLYLIVRADVPKTFDYVLAAAAKEEDFQTFCDVLVKVENVLKSDTRSTDQALPLCFGAFVDPYLAALERGVKHFSFENLFYLMRKYKFFVNETCIPPLVASLGSPFFKNTEVNRWNQLPSCEVCNSPLNSHKLTVEEFHGLRDSYFSQDGVNVYLKNNPAESKSLERLIRTKGPFDVVVDHLNLCFEGGNMMPHLSVSILQQLKRRGLHCLVITRKKFYRAFKAHLKKELEKCAIVFISDSESLDDLIVFDATFYNGMDTMLLSNDKFHDHACLLGSKMQQVFWRWQRCRQILRFHTSREVIHLNFPESPDVFVQESDHGWHIPYGTNTFQFPDKKILCVRRNKGMQDGKCITK
- the LOC138318829 gene encoding uncharacterized protein isoform X1, whose protein sequence is MSMTYLNMSSKVIMHRPYLFCRNTVGCSKWIWKDKSMMIPTPLTILLNRLHVNQTLCNENHTASRDVVWSRKQGRRLKILLSKLIREGHPLEVHELISTLQEKKLYNEKLFPYFLLKMTKDQSLETIEDILRDLDCTKFDIPELSILISFYDRHDAEDLVLSTYERMCEISDGVFDHSTLKVVTKALSRTSKWRECFRLTDLYLIVRADVPKTFDYVLAAAAKEEDFQTFCDVLVKVENVLKSDTRSTDQALPLCFGAFVDPYLAALERGVKHFSFENLFYLMRKYKFFVNETCIPPLVASLGRSGYLCHTGDLIDPFFKNTEVNRWNQLPSCEVCNSPLNSHKLTVEEFHGLRDSYFSQDGVNVYLKNNPAESKSLERLIRTKGPFDVVVDHLNLCFEGGNMMPHLSVSILQQLKRRGLHCLVITRKKFYRAFKAHLKKELEKCAIVFISDSESLDDLIVFDATFYNGMDTMLLSNDKFHDHACLLGSKMQQVFWRWQRCRQILRFHTSREVIHLNFPESPDVFVQESDHGWHIPYGTNTFQFPDKKILCVRRNKGMQDGKCITK